In Ornithodoros turicata isolate Travis unplaced genomic scaffold, ASM3712646v1 Chromosome13, whole genome shotgun sequence, the following proteins share a genomic window:
- the LOC135372063 gene encoding uncharacterized protein LOC135372063, with the protein LFFFSCRYSIILRALLDHHYRFRYINLGSPGRCQDAHVYGRSRLCALVNGDHFRSPVTIIEETSVAPIILCDQAFPLTANLMKPFANASKDTPEAAFNYNLSKTRRIVENTFGRLKARFRFIMKRMECRIPTAKRAIRAACTLNNICEALKDSVEQQWLQEAQIVDGQYGQPSHNTDVCSSRGDQVRGALTKYFWKNAPHRKEH; encoded by the coding sequence ctcttttttttttcgtgcaggTACAGCATCATACTCCGTGCGTTACTGGATCACCACTATCGGTTCAGGTACATCAACCTGGGAAGCCCTGGGAGGTGCCAGGATGCGCATGTGTATGGGCGCTCCAGATTGTGTGCTCTGGTTAATGGTGATCATTTCCGTTCACCAGTGACTATCATTGAGGAAACCAGCGTCGCACCGATAATACTGTGTGACCAGGCATTCCCGCTCACTGCAAATTTGATGAAGCCATTTGCGAATGCATCGAAGGACACGCCCGAGGCAGCATTCAATTACAATCTGTCAAAAACAAGACGCATTGTTGAAAACACATTTGGACGACTGAAAGCACGTTTTCGATTTATAATGAAGCGCATGGAATGCCGAATTCCAACAGCAAAACGTGCTATCCGTGCTGCTTGCACATTGAACAATATTTGTGAAGCTCTGAAAGACAGTGTagagcaacagtggctgcaagaGGCACAGATTGTCGACGGCCAGTACGGCCAGCCTTCGCACAACACGGACGTGTGCAGCAGTAGAGGTGATCAAGTGAGGGGTGCACTAACAAAGTACTTCTGGAAGAATGCTCCACACAGGAAAGAACACTAG